A window of Oncorhynchus kisutch isolate 150728-3 linkage group LG23, Okis_V2, whole genome shotgun sequence genomic DNA:
tggtagtattattaagaaggtctgcattctgcactggtagtattattaagaCGGTCTGaattctgcactggtagtattattaagaaggtctgcattctgcactggtagtattattaagaaggtctgcattctgcactggtagtattcTCAGGAAGGTCTGaattctgcactggtagtattattaagaAGGTCTGCATTCTGCATAGGTAGTATTCTCAGGAAGGTCAGaattctgcactggtagtattattaagaAGGTCTGCATTCTGCACTTGTAGTATTATTAAGGTGGTCTGaattctgcactggtagtattattaagaagttctgcattctgcactggtagtattcTCAGGAAGGTCTGaattctgcactggtagtatttTTAAGAAGGTCTGCATTCTGCAATGGTAGTATTCTGAGGAAGGCCTGTgttctgcactggtagtattattaGGAAGGTCTGCATTCTGCAATGGTAGTATTCTTAGGAAGGTCTGCATTCTTAGAATAAAGTTGTAAAGGAATGGAAGAATTTCTGAATTGGAATGATTCCAAAAGTGTGGACCTTCCCATTTTCCTAATAGGCTAATATACAGTAATAAAACGTGTTTTCTCTATGATATTTATTACCCATACACATGTAATTGTTTTAAGATAACAATAACCATCAAGCTATTAAGTAATAAAAGTGTGTCTGTCATCATACAGATTGGGGTGGATAAAGGGGTGATCAAGCAGCGCTCCACCTCCTCCATTATTTGTCCCGTCTCCCCGACACTGCCAGCTTTCCCCTGGTACAACCACCACAGgtacctcgccaacagccaatcgGAGCCTGACCAGCATGCTGCCGGCACCCAGAAGGACCCACCTAAGAAACACTCAATCTTTCCCCCTCTGGACACACAGAACTGCAACTCCCCTGATAAATGGCCTCATTCTCCGTCCAAGACGTCACACCCACACGCTTCACACCGATTTGCTGTCCCATCCCACCTCCTGGCTTCCGGCCCTCCTGCCCGGATGAGACAGACCCATCCGCAGGTCCACCCCAGGTCCCCATTGACTGGCCAGGCAAAGGTCAAGGATGAGGTTAAGAGGCCAGAGACTGCATCGTCTGAGGAATTGTCTGAGGAAGTTCAACGGAGAGGAGCAGAAATTGCAAGCATGTATAAAGCACAGCTGAAAGAGAGGATGGCCcaaaagagaaaggaagagattCTGAAGAAAATGGCAAACGGCGATGACAAGAACGATGACACTGAGGCCTCCTGCTTCTCTGCAGTAAAACGATCTAATACCCCTGCCACAGCCCCCGAGCGTCCGGCCAGCCCAGAGGCCACGCCAGTGGCCGCCCGAGAGGACACTCAGGGGGACACCCAGCAGGACCTGGCAGAGGTTGTGAATGTGCTCAAGAGGCAATCATCTGATCTATACCTGCCTGACGACGTTTGTGAGGAGTCACTCACATGGAAATCCATTTACGAGGAGCTGTGCCCGCTCGCTCACAGAGTGAACACAGAAGCTGACTACATCAAGGCGCTCCGCGTCATCACTGAGAATGCTGTGACTCCCTCGTGCTCGTCTGAGCATGATGTGTCTCAGAGTGTGAGTGAGGACACAAGTCAGGAGGGGAGTAGTGAAAGTGAGGAGAGCATGAGTGGACAACAGCAGAGATGTCTACACAGGGATCCTTATGGTAAGAGGGACAGGAAGGAGATTGATAGTGGTAAAATGGAAGGGAGATTTGCAACCGCCAATGCAATGTCTATGATGGCGAGCCGAGGGATAGAAGAACTTAATGCCATGAGCTACGCAGACAGGATCAAATATTTCAAGTATGAGGCTAAGAGAAATGAAGAGATGATGAAGATTGAAAGGAGGAAGGAAAAAGCCAGGGACGAAGAGCTCAAAAAGTGGGAAAAGAGGCAGAAGAAATTGAATGAGGAGGAAAGGAAAAGGACAGAAAATATGGAAAAAAACAAGTTAGAGGAGcagaggaaaagggagaaggcagagATGAAACTAAAGATCGAACATGAGAAAAAGAGACAAGAGCAAGAGAAAAAgcgagagaaaaaagaaagaaagcagCAGGAGATGCAACAGAAGGCCCGTGCAAAAGAAGAGAAAAagagggcagaggaagagaaaaagatggagaaacagaggatggaggaggagaggaacagggaaaAGGAGAGAATGAAGGTGTTGGAGATGCAGCAAAAGGCAcgagagaaagaagggaagaggaggaaagaggaacaGAAAAGGAGATTGAAGATACAGCAGGAACAAGAGAAGGAGGAACAGAAAAGGCAGACAAGGATACGGGACGAGGATAAGAAGAGAGCAGATCTTCAAAGAATAAAAGATCACGAGGCCAGGTTCAAGATGGAGATGGAGAAACtgtatgagagagaagagaggaatgcaCAGATTGAAAGAGAAAAGAGACGTGCGCTGTGTCAGAAAaaaggacagacacagagagcaaaACAGGTGGTGGCATACGAGGTCACAGCGTCTACATCTGACGCCTCTGtgcggagggaagagagggagcagcgTCCAGAGACCGCTCACACACAGTCTGCAAAGAGGAGAACAAGGAAGAAGCAGAAGAAAGCGGCGGACGAGGCATCGACAACTTTTCAGTAGATGACAAAAGAAAGGCAGCAGACAAAAGAAATGTACAAGTCAATGCTCCTAGGTATGTTGATAGATGTAAATAATCAACAAAtgagttttttttaaagagtaaAAACAATCAAAAAAATGAGAAAATAAGCAAAAGGAGGAACAAATTATAAGGAAGCCAGGCatgagggtgaagaggaggaaacatgagagaggaggaagagagaccaGAGTGGTTTATCAGGAGGGAAGTAGGAGATATAGAATTCAAGTTCTGATGGACAGAATCAGGAAGGACCATGGGATAAAAGGTCAATGAGATTAGCAGTAAAGAAGAGCTGAGTGGATCAAAAGAAAGTTATTGAAAACACAAGGGGGGAGGCAAGATAAACAGAGACCCAGAGAAAATAGGTGAAAACACTTTAGAAGAGTAATAGAGAGGAGATTGAACTAGATTTCTGATGGACATATGGCCAAAATAACTATTTAAATAACTAAGGATTAGCAGAAAAGGAGAAGACCAAGAGCACAGGAAAAATAACCAACAGACGTCAAAAAGAAAGGAAGTCTGCCTCTTCTACTTCTCTTTTAAAGTTGCTTTGGTTTCCTTTTGTCCTCTTTCTAAGCCTGTTCAAGTCTGAGATAGATGAAAAGAGCAGCCAAAGAAACAGATCTGTTGAAGCATCAATTGGAAAGGATGGGAGGGTTGGAGGAGGAGCACAGCTGGATGACTACATTAGGTAAGTGTTTACTATCAAAGCCTGTTCTCTGTAGACAACTGTATTCGTGTTGATAGAAGTATGTTTAGGTAATGTTGTTCAACTCAAACACTACAATTCCTGATCTCATGTGATTATTCACCTCAAGTGAGTGGGCTTTCGGATGTTTTTTTCCTGAAACAGATTGTGGCATATGAGGTCTGTTGAAGCATCAATAGGAAAGGAtgaaagggagggaggcaggcaggaagaggAAAACACAGAAGAGCAGATGAGGTAAGTGCTTGGGCTTGTGATGAGAGGATAGGGGCTCCACAACTGGGGCTCATGTTTGAAATTTCTCAGACAAATTGTATTACTGTGAATCCCATTCGTTCAATGACTGTTTGATTAATTCCTGACGGAATAATTGTTTTACAGGAGCACTCTATGTTCTGCTTTCATGAGCTGCTGGAGGACAtcatggaggaagagggagagggtctATGATAGGCAGTTTGCCATGGCCCTAAATGGGCCTTTGAATGTTAATTCTTCATGCTTCATATCATACAACTTTACAATAAAAATGAATTGCAAGCATCAGCCTTTTCTGTTTGAGTGTGATCAGTGCAGTAGTAGTAAGATTGGTGTAAACCCAAGGAATAttctgaccttctaggcagagttcctctgtccagtgtctgtgttcttttgccaagtgtctgtgttcttttgcccatcttaatctttttattggccagtcagatatagctttttctttgcaactctgcctagaatgccGGCATCCCGGAAtcgcatcttcactgtt
This region includes:
- the LOC116356543 gene encoding trichohyalin-like, giving the protein MREDIHDLDLAHWRLARETWRTERGNMREIKALYGEIFRLHQLLAEIGVDKGVIKQRSTSSIICPVSPTLPAFPWYNHHRYLANSQSEPDQHAAGTQKDPPKKHSIFPPLDTQNCNSPDKWPHSPSKTSHPHASHRFAVPSHLLASGPPARMRQTHPQVHPRSPLTGQAKVKDEVKRPETASSEELSEEVQRRGAEIASMYKAQLKERMAQKRKEEILKKMANGDDKNDDTEASCFSAVKRSNTPATAPERPASPEATPVAAREDTQGDTQQDLAEVVNVLKRQSSDLYLPDDVCEESLTWKSIYEELCPLAHRVNTEADYIKALRVITENAVTPSCSSEHDVSQSVSEDTSQEGSSESEESMSGQQQRCLHRDPYGKRDRKEIDSGKMEGRFATANAMSMMASRGIEELNAMSYADRIKYFKYEAKRNEEMMKIERRKEKARDEELKKWEKRQKKLNEEERKRTENMEKNKLEEQRKREKAEMKLKIEHEKKRQEQEKKREKKERKQQEMQQKARAKEEKKRAEEEKKMEKQRMEEERNREKERMKVLEMQQKAREKEGKRRKEEQKRRLKIQQEQEKEEQKRQTRIRDEDKKRADLQRIKDHEARFKMEMEKLYEREERNAQIEREKRRALCQKKGQTQRAKQVVAYEVTASTSDASVRREEREQRPETAHTQSAKRRTRKKQKKAADEASTTFQ